The following coding sequences lie in one Isoptericola variabilis 225 genomic window:
- a CDS encoding APC family permease, whose protein sequence is MTQLARRLRTPDAVIIGLGSMIGAGVFAAFPPAARAVEPTGVGVALLVALALAAVVAYCNATSSAQLAAQYPTSGGTYVYGRERLGEWWGYLAGWGFVVGKTASCAAMALTFGAYAAPPGWERPVAVAAVVALAAVNYRGVTRTARAAQWIVTVVLLALAVTVAVALGGAQPDLGAVWGGSGEAAGAGGFLGGPAGWYGVLQAAGLLFFAFAGYARIATMGEEVVEPRTTIPRAIVGALGGTVVVYAVVAVTLLAVLGLSGIGATTTPLAAAVEGTPWAGVVVRVGASAAALGALLALVAGVGRTSLAMAREGDLPRWLSAVHPRFSVPHHAEVALAAVVCVLVATVDLRGAIGFSSFGVLLYYAVANAAAWTQTGEHRLYPRWVQGLGLVACLVLVATLPLVAVVAGIAVFAVGLTIRAARLHRSPR, encoded by the coding sequence GTGACCCAGCTCGCCCGACGTCTGCGCACACCCGACGCCGTGATCATCGGCCTCGGCTCGATGATCGGCGCCGGCGTGTTCGCGGCGTTCCCGCCGGCCGCGCGCGCCGTCGAGCCCACCGGCGTCGGTGTCGCCCTGCTCGTGGCGCTCGCGCTCGCGGCCGTCGTCGCGTACTGCAACGCGACGTCGTCGGCGCAGCTCGCGGCCCAGTACCCGACGTCGGGCGGCACCTACGTGTACGGGCGCGAGCGGCTCGGCGAGTGGTGGGGCTACCTGGCGGGGTGGGGCTTCGTCGTCGGCAAGACGGCGAGCTGCGCGGCCATGGCGCTGACCTTCGGCGCGTACGCCGCACCGCCGGGGTGGGAGCGGCCGGTCGCTGTCGCGGCCGTGGTCGCGCTCGCCGCCGTGAACTACCGCGGCGTGACGCGGACCGCGCGCGCGGCGCAGTGGATCGTGACCGTGGTGCTGCTGGCGCTCGCGGTGACGGTGGCGGTCGCGCTCGGCGGAGCGCAGCCGGACCTCGGCGCGGTGTGGGGCGGGTCCGGTGAGGCGGCGGGCGCCGGCGGGTTCCTCGGCGGGCCCGCCGGCTGGTACGGCGTGCTGCAGGCCGCGGGCCTGCTCTTCTTCGCCTTCGCCGGCTACGCGCGCATCGCGACGATGGGCGAGGAGGTGGTCGAGCCGCGCACGACCATCCCCCGCGCGATCGTCGGCGCGCTCGGCGGGACCGTCGTCGTGTACGCGGTCGTCGCGGTCACGTTGCTCGCGGTGCTCGGGCTGTCGGGCATCGGGGCGACGACGACGCCGCTCGCGGCCGCGGTCGAGGGCACGCCGTGGGCGGGCGTCGTCGTGCGCGTCGGTGCGTCCGCGGCCGCGCTGGGTGCTCTGCTCGCGCTCGTCGCCGGCGTCGGGCGCACGAGCCTCGCCATGGCCCGCGAGGGCGACCTGCCCCGCTGGCTGTCCGCCGTCCACCCGAGGTTCTCGGTGCCGCACCACGCGGAGGTGGCGCTCGCCGCCGTCGTGTGCGTGCTCGTCGCGACCGTCGACCTGCGCGGCGCGATCGGCTTCTCGTCGTTCGGCGTGCTGCTCTACTACGCGGTCGCCAACGCGGCCGCGTGGACGCAGACCGGCGAGCACCGCCTGTACCCGCGCTGGGTGCAGGGGCTCGGGCTCGTCGCGTGCCTCGTGCTCGTGGCGACGCTGCCTCTCGTGGCCGTGGTGGCGGGGATCGCCGTCTTCGCGGTGGGCCTCACGATCCGCGCCGCCCGCCTCCACCGCTCGCCGAGGTAG
- a CDS encoding rhodanese-like domain-containing protein yields the protein MTVVEALAHAMPRMDPDMSARVDAELRAHGVRLLTSTRVVGIEPADDAADVAAVVVQDADGERRVPAGLVILAVGVRPNLELANAPTYATTKDPVHYTGMALANAVHGTAPIISPAELERRRAAGEKVQVVDVRSAKDRAKSFVEGSVHVPLAELRERAGELDPAVATVTYCNKGVSGNAAQHVPRNLGFSEVYNLSGGNTNYQAYTNTH from the coding sequence GTGACCGTCGTCGAGGCCCTGGCGCACGCGATGCCGCGCATGGACCCCGACATGTCGGCGCGCGTCGACGCCGAGCTGCGCGCGCACGGCGTGCGGCTGCTCACGAGCACGCGCGTGGTCGGGATCGAGCCGGCCGACGACGCGGCCGACGTCGCTGCCGTCGTCGTGCAGGACGCCGACGGCGAGCGCCGCGTCCCGGCCGGCCTGGTGATCCTCGCGGTGGGCGTGCGGCCGAACCTCGAGCTCGCCAACGCCCCGACGTACGCGACGACCAAGGACCCCGTGCACTACACGGGCATGGCGCTGGCCAACGCCGTGCACGGGACCGCGCCGATCATCTCCCCCGCCGAGCTCGAGCGCCGCCGCGCGGCCGGGGAGAAGGTCCAGGTCGTCGACGTGCGCTCGGCCAAGGACCGCGCGAAGTCCTTCGTCGAGGGCTCGGTGCACGTCCCGCTCGCCGAGCTGCGCGAGCGTGCCGGCGAGCTCGACCCCGCCGTGGCGACCGTGACGTACTGCAACAAGGGCGTCTCGGGGAACGCGGCCCAGCACGTGCCGCGCAACCTCGGGTTCTCCGAGGTGTACAACCTGTCCGGCGGCAACACGAACTACCAGGCCTACACGAACACCCACTGA
- a CDS encoding FAD-dependent oxidoreductase — protein sequence MKIVVVGSVAAGTSAAAKARRNTETAQITVYERDHDISYSGCGLPYFVGGEVETIDELTPRDAAWFAKRYGVDVRTGHEVTDVDAAARTVTVREPATGRTFTDTYDELVLATGVSPVVPPA from the coding sequence ATGAAGATCGTCGTCGTCGGGTCGGTCGCGGCCGGCACCTCGGCCGCGGCCAAGGCCCGACGCAACACCGAGACCGCGCAGATCACGGTCTACGAGCGCGACCACGACATCTCGTACTCGGGGTGCGGGCTGCCGTACTTCGTGGGCGGCGAGGTCGAGACGATCGACGAGCTCACGCCGCGCGACGCCGCGTGGTTCGCGAAGCGCTACGGCGTCGACGTGCGCACGGGCCACGAGGTCACCGACGTCGACGCCGCGGCGCGCACCGTGACCGTCCGCGAGCCGGCGACCGGCCGGACGTTCACCGACACCTACGACGAGCTCGTGCTCGCGACGGGCGTCTCCCCGGTCGTGCCGCCGGCGTGA
- a CDS encoding arsenate reductase ArsC, protein MPSALFVCVHNAGRSQMAAGFLRELSGGAVEVRSAGSAPADRINPVAVEAMLEKGIDIRAEQPKVLTTEAVQASDVVITMGCGDACPIFPGKRYEDWELEDPAGQGIEAVRPIRDEIERRVRTLLDELGVEAVA, encoded by the coding sequence ATGCCCTCCGCCCTGTTCGTCTGCGTCCACAACGCCGGCCGCTCCCAGATGGCCGCCGGCTTCCTGCGCGAGCTGTCCGGCGGCGCCGTCGAGGTCCGCTCGGCCGGCTCCGCCCCCGCCGACCGGATCAACCCCGTCGCGGTCGAGGCGATGCTCGAGAAGGGCATCGACATCCGCGCCGAGCAGCCCAAGGTCCTCACGACCGAGGCCGTCCAGGCGTCCGACGTCGTCATCACGATGGGCTGCGGCGACGCGTGCCCGATCTTCCCCGGCAAGCGGTACGAGGACTGGGAGCTCGAGGACCCGGCCGGCCAGGGCATCGAGGCCGTCCGCCCGATCCGCGACGAGATCGAGCGCCGGGTCCGCACGCTGCTCGACGAGCTGGGCGTCGAGGCGGTGGCGTGA
- a CDS encoding metalloregulator ArsR/SmtB family transcription factor, which yields MTTTVPCTANPAVVERAIGADAADAVAATLKALADPLRLRMLSAIATAPDGEACVCDLAELGEVSQPTVSHHLKVLRDVGLLESERRGTWVWYRVAPAYRGAVTTLLDRFAPAALESRRHAGRASAMHGLADVERELEDLAGSLAQRIPGTTRDEALRVVRESYTSLARRGGIPVYLVALTEHFAYQRLTDAAKSRTAGSRTAGSRATAEHPPQVLFVCVGNAGRSQLAAALLEHYAGDRVVVRSAGSMPAANVHDTVKPLLAELDVDPDGATMFPKPLTDDAVRAADVVITMGCGDVCPVMAGKRYEDWVVGDPALASPAGARAIRDELDARVRTLVHDLLPDLQLTD from the coding sequence ATGACCACGACCGTCCCCTGCACCGCGAACCCCGCCGTCGTCGAGCGTGCGATCGGCGCCGACGCCGCCGACGCCGTCGCGGCCACGCTCAAGGCGCTCGCCGACCCGCTGCGTCTGCGCATGCTCTCGGCCATCGCCACCGCGCCCGACGGCGAGGCGTGCGTGTGCGACCTCGCCGAGCTGGGCGAGGTGTCCCAGCCCACGGTGTCGCACCACCTCAAGGTGCTGCGCGACGTCGGGCTGCTCGAGTCCGAGCGCCGCGGCACGTGGGTCTGGTACCGGGTGGCGCCGGCGTACCGCGGCGCGGTGACGACCCTGCTCGACCGCTTCGCGCCCGCCGCGCTCGAGAGCCGCCGCCACGCGGGTCGCGCGAGCGCGATGCACGGCCTCGCCGACGTCGAGCGCGAGCTCGAGGACCTCGCCGGCTCGCTCGCCCAGCGGATCCCGGGCACGACGCGCGACGAGGCGCTGCGCGTGGTCCGCGAGTCCTACACGTCGCTCGCACGGCGCGGCGGCATCCCGGTCTACCTCGTCGCGCTCACCGAGCACTTCGCGTACCAGCGGCTGACCGACGCCGCCAAGTCACGCACAGCCGGGTCGCGCACGGCCGGGTCCCGGGCGACGGCGGAGCACCCGCCGCAGGTGCTGTTCGTCTGCGTCGGCAACGCCGGCCGCTCGCAGCTGGCCGCTGCGCTGCTCGAGCACTACGCCGGGGACCGCGTCGTCGTGCGCTCGGCCGGGTCGATGCCCGCCGCGAACGTCCACGACACGGTGAAGCCGCTGCTCGCCGAGCTCGACGTCGACCCCGACGGCGCGACGATGTTCCCCAAGCCGCTCACCGACGACGCCGTGCGCGCCGCCGACGTCGTGATCACCATGGGCTGCGGGGACGTGTGCCCGGTCATGGCCGGCAAGCGGTACGAGGACTGGGTCGTGGGCGACCCGGCGCTCGCGTCGCCGGCCGGCGCTCGCGCGATCCGCGACGAGCTCGACGCCCGCGTGCGCACGCTCGTCCACGACCTCCTGCCCGACCTGCAGCTCACCGACTGA
- the arsB gene encoding ACR3 family arsenite efflux transporter: MSTLVTRRLSALDRWLPLWIAAAMLLGLALGRWLPGVGHALEALEVGGISLPIALGLLVMMYPVLAKVRYDRVAAVTGDRRLLVSSLVLNWVAGPALMFALAWLLLPDLPEYRTGLILVGLARCIAMVVIWNDLACGDREAAAVLVALNSVFQVLAFSLLGWFYLTVLPGWLGLDTQGLDVSVGQVALNVLVFLGVPLAAGFVSRAIGERTRGRAWYEGTFLPRVGPWALHGLLFTIVLLFALQGDAIAARPLDVARIAVPLLVYFAVQWALGLALGHALGLGYARSTTLAFTAAGNNFELAIAVAIATFGATSGQALAGVVGPLIEVPVLLGLVHVSLRAGRRWFGEDPATGRDTVPAAANAPSEVLVEEVRP, encoded by the coding sequence GTGAGCACCCTCGTCACCCGCCGCCTGTCCGCCCTGGACCGGTGGCTGCCCCTGTGGATCGCCGCCGCGATGCTCCTGGGGCTCGCGCTCGGCCGCTGGCTGCCCGGCGTCGGGCACGCGCTCGAGGCGCTCGAGGTCGGCGGGATCTCGCTGCCCATCGCGCTCGGCCTGCTCGTGATGATGTACCCGGTGCTCGCGAAGGTGCGCTACGACCGCGTCGCCGCCGTCACGGGCGACCGGCGCCTGCTCGTGAGCTCCCTGGTCCTCAACTGGGTCGCCGGACCGGCGCTCATGTTCGCCCTCGCCTGGCTGCTGCTGCCGGACCTGCCGGAGTACCGCACGGGCCTGATCCTCGTCGGCCTCGCGCGCTGCATCGCCATGGTCGTCATCTGGAACGACCTGGCGTGCGGCGACCGCGAGGCCGCCGCGGTCCTCGTCGCGCTCAACTCGGTCTTCCAGGTGCTCGCGTTCTCGCTGCTCGGCTGGTTCTACCTCACCGTCCTGCCGGGCTGGCTCGGCCTGGACACGCAGGGCCTCGACGTCTCGGTGGGCCAGGTCGCGCTCAACGTGCTCGTGTTCCTCGGCGTGCCGCTCGCCGCGGGCTTCGTGTCGCGCGCGATCGGCGAGCGCACGCGCGGGCGGGCGTGGTACGAGGGCACCTTCCTGCCGCGCGTCGGGCCCTGGGCGCTGCACGGCCTGCTGTTCACGATCGTGCTGCTCTTCGCGCTCCAGGGCGACGCGATCGCGGCCCGGCCGCTCGACGTCGCGCGCATCGCCGTCCCGCTGCTCGTCTACTTCGCGGTGCAGTGGGCGCTCGGCCTGGCGCTCGGGCACGCGCTCGGGCTGGGCTACGCGCGCTCCACGACGCTCGCCTTCACCGCGGCGGGCAACAACTTCGAGCTCGCGATCGCCGTCGCGATCGCCACGTTCGGCGCCACCTCCGGCCAGGCCCTGGCCGGCGTGGTGGGGCCGCTCATCGAGGTCCCTGTGCTCCTGGGCCTCGTGCACGTGTCGCTGCGGGCGGGACGCCGGTGGTTCGGCGAGGATCCCGCGACCGGCCGCGACACCGTTCCCGCGGCGGCGAACGCGCCGTCCGAGGTCCTCGTCGAGGAGGTCCGACCATGA
- a CDS encoding TetR/AcrR family transcriptional regulator has protein sequence MNVRSADDLTTRARIRDAAVLRFARSGFDATVRDIAADAGVSPALVIHHFGSKAKLHAVCDEHVLAWIAESKRKNMGPATSGRLMEVLTEAEEFAPLLGYVLRSLQAGGEVAAAFVNHMIEDAEKYTAEAVRAGIVKPSLDEAKRVRFLVLSSLGSMLLALTLDPPQDPADLQGTLRRFLKDQYLPQVELFTQGFLTNRRMLDDYLLYVGDPPSSDRVDADVPSEDDPAA, from the coding sequence ATGAACGTGCGTTCAGCCGACGACCTCACGACCCGCGCCCGCATCCGCGACGCCGCGGTGCTGCGGTTCGCGCGCTCGGGCTTCGACGCGACGGTGCGCGACATCGCGGCCGACGCGGGGGTCAGCCCTGCGCTGGTGATCCACCACTTCGGGTCGAAGGCCAAGCTGCACGCCGTGTGCGACGAGCACGTGCTGGCGTGGATCGCCGAGTCCAAGCGCAAGAACATGGGCCCGGCCACGAGCGGGCGCCTCATGGAGGTGCTCACCGAGGCCGAGGAGTTCGCGCCGCTGCTCGGCTACGTGCTGCGGTCGCTGCAGGCCGGCGGCGAGGTCGCGGCGGCGTTCGTCAACCACATGATCGAGGACGCCGAGAAGTACACGGCCGAGGCGGTCCGGGCGGGCATCGTCAAGCCCAGCCTCGACGAGGCCAAGCGCGTGCGCTTCCTCGTGCTGTCGTCGCTCGGCTCGATGCTCCTGGCGCTCACGCTCGACCCGCCGCAGGACCCGGCCGACCTGCAGGGCACGCTGCGCCGGTTCCTCAAGGACCAGTACCTGCCGCAGGTCGAGCTCTTCACGCAGGGGTTCCTCACGAACCGCCGCATGCTCGACGACTACCTGCTCTACGTCGGTGACCCGCCGTCGTCGGACCGCGTCGACGCGGACGTCCCCAGCGAGGACGACCCCGCCGCCTGA